The Pedosphaera parvula Ellin514 genomic interval CAATGGCAGCAGACAGCTTTTCGCGGACCATGATAACGGAGAGAGTTTCAGGTACCGGCAGGTAATCCACCCCAGGCTCAGGCTGAGTACAATCTGAGCTATCGCCGTTGCAATGGCAATGCCCGTAAGAAATCCCAGCCGCATTGATAAATACGATAATCCGAGGTTCAACAACCCCGTTCCACCGACAGCGATTCCAGTCTGTTTTATGCCGTTGTTTCCACATCGTCCCGCCACCTGGATGCCCGCGTCTCCCCCGGTGGTGGCAGCGAGGTTGCAGGCGAAGGCTATTTGAAGCGACAGAGGCATTTGATACTCCGCTCCCTGCCACAAGGCAATGAACAGATCATTAAAGGCCAAATAACCCAACGCCGCAGTACACCCCATCAAGATCTGAGCTGTGTTAAGAAAATTGACTTCCTTTAGCGCCCTGGTCTTTTCTGCCTCCTGCCCGCTCGCCAACCATTGTGTAATCTTGGGAATACTGACAAAACTCGCGGTCAAAATCAGCATGGTCGCCAGATCGCAAATTTTATAATTGAAAAAATATTTGGTCACGGCCGCACCACCGAAGCCAGGCAAAATGAGCACTCTATCAGTCGCAAAATATATGGCATTTCCTATGCTCGATAGATAGACCCACCCACTGGTGCCAGCCAACTCCTTCCAGAGTTTCAGATTAAACCCGAGCGGCCAAATGGTCCCTACCCACGGGTGCGCCCACTTAACCATCGAGCAGGCGAGCGCTCCAACAGCAATTGTTGCCGCTGAATAAGGCAACAACTGCACCCAGAGAGGAAAGTCATAAATGGCGAGCCAAACCTGTACCGCCGGCGCTAGTATTTGGCCGATAAGAACAGTAGGAATGACAGGCCAGGTCACCGTCCCCAAAGCAAAGTTCAAACTGTGAAAGTATCCCGCCAGCAGGACTACTGCGACGTTCATTCCACCTACTATCATCAGCAAAGTCAACGAACCAGAACCGGGAGCGCTATCAAACTTAAGCCATCGCGGCAACCAGGGCGAAAGGGCTACGAACGCCAGGAAGCACACCGAGGAGAGCAGTAGAACAATCGATCGCGCAGAGGCAAGCAGTTCACGAAGTTTTGAATCCTGCTTCTGTCCGAGATACTGCCCGGTGCGCAGAGCTATGGCGCCACCCATCCCCAGGTCGCTGAGTCCGCCCAGGCGCGTTACACTTTGAAAAGTAAGCCAGAGTCCGTACAAGTCAGCTCCCATCGCCTGCACCAACAAACGTGGAAATAATAATCCAAGCAATGAACCCAGTCCCATGGAGACAATGCGCATGCCGAAAGCCGACCGCACGGAAGTCCGGTTCTCCTTAAGCCATGAAATAAAGCTGCCTCTCATTCGCCTGCGAGCATGCCTTGCCCGTTAAAAAAACTTCCGCAAAGACCGGAAGCAACGCCTGTTTTCGACCAGGGTAATTTCGCGGCCAGGCAATAATTTTTCATCTGGCGCAACATCAGCCAGGTCTCGATCATGCGATTCATTCGGGTGCTCATCACTGCCCTGGCAGGACTCTTCGCCGTTTCACCTGTGGCTACGAGGCTTTCAGAAATATTTTCCAACCCGTAATGCAGCGCGAGAATGGCATTCAAATTCAAAGCCGCGCACGCAGGCAAATGAGCGGAAAAGCCTCCGGTGGCCAGCCAGGCCGTGCGCGTATAAGCAACATTGATCGAGCGTGAAATCCAACTCATCTGCCGGGGAAAATAATTGAGGAAATCCAACGGACTTATCGAACTCTGCCCGGTCGGGGCTCGCATTGTTTCCTTTCCCCAATCAGTCGCAACTTCGGCGTCACAGCGCACGAACTGTGCTTTGGGGCGTTCAGTGACCCGCTGCTTCAACCGCTCGAAATACGCAGGCTTTAATTCCTCTCCCGGCAACAACATTTTCAGCCACTCCGCCTCGGACTGCGAGTGAGCCCAGTTCCACTGCTCGGTGCGTTTTAGCTGAAAGGGTGCCTTCACCCTGCGCACAGGGATGCCGGCTGCCTGCAATTGTCTTTCCGCCTCGTTCACCTCAATGGAGACAGGCGCGAGAGCACTCTCGTTCAACTGAACCACAAAGCCGCGCTCCCTTTGTGCCACCAGCGAACCGATGGTCTCACCCAAGCAAGCCTCCGGGTGGGCAACGGGAATGATGATGTCCAACCAGGCACTCATGGCTTCCTCATTTGTACCCAATAATTCCGCACCTCCCGTGCCATCATGCGCGCGAATGTCACCTTGGAATATCGAACCCGCTCAGCCCAGGCACGATACCCGAGCATGCAATAATAGGTCATGGTTTCGCGAAAGGTGTCCTTTTGCCGCCCAGGAAGACTTGTCGAGAATCGAGCATCGTGAATATTAAAGTGGCACAGCGGCTCTTCGATCCCATAAACGCCATACCTTGCGGCCAGCGTGCAAAACATCAAACTGTCCGAACAAATCGGCAGCGGTGTGGGATATCCGCCCACGGTAATAAAAGCGGTCTTTTCAATGGCCGCGGCACTGGGTGGCCCGAATTGCATGCCGTAACCCAACACTTTCAACTCCATTTCTGCTGCGGAACGGAAACGTCCAGCCCACGGGCTGCCACTGGTGATGGTCGGATTATTTCCGGGATGCAAAACATAATTACAAAAAATATAACGGCAATGGGCATTGGCCGAAATGACCTCGCGCAACCGGGAGATGTAATTTCCATCCAGCCAGTCACCCGCAAACAACGGCTTCAACCAACTCGCGTGGGATTCGTAATGCGCCCAGTTCCAATGCTCCACGCGGCCCAATTCAAAGGGCGGCTTCACGCGCCGCACCGCAATGCCCACGCTTTGCAACTGAACGGCTGCGGCATCAATGATCTCTCCACCCTTGGTGGTATAATTATCACTCAGCAGCACTGAGAAGTTGCGATCTGTTTGCGTGGCCAAGGATTCAATGCTCCGCTGCAGGACGGCAGGCGGATTGCGCAAGGGCAGAATGACTTCAATCGTGCTCAAATGTTCTTTTACGCCTGTTCTTCTACGTGATTAACGGAACAGATTCAAGCGCGGACCGGCGGAGGCGAAGACGAACACCAAATTCATAAATCACCTTGACATTTCTTTCCGCTGCAAACGACCTTGGTAGACTGATCGTGCAGTCTGCTAATATGAAGAAATACTTTGCGTTGTCCGCCATGCTGCTGATTTCAATTTCGACATTGGTGGCCGAAGAACCGGGCAAGCTGATCTGGGAAACCTCCGTGGGATACTACTGCGATGCCTCAGCAGCATTGGCAGAGGACGGAACCATTTATATTACCTCTTCAAACAGTAAACTGGATGCCATTTCCACCACCGGGACAAAGAAATGGTCATTCAACTCCATGTCCGACATCAAGTCCTCACCCGCCATTGGTTCAGATGGCACCATCTATTTCGGAAGTAGAGACAGGCACTTTTATGCTGTCACCCCTGAAGGAAAAGAAAAATGGCACTTTAGAACTGGCGGCTGGGTGGACTCTTCCCCTGCGATAGCAGCCGATGGCACAATCTTTTTCGGATCATGGGATAAGGCTTTTTATGCAATTGATAGTAATGGCAAACAGAAGTGGAAAATGGAAACCGGTGGGCCGATCGACTCTTCCCCTGTGATTTCCGCTGACGGAACCGTGTATATCGGATCTCACGACCAAAAGTTCTATGCCCTCACTCCCGATGGTAAACTGAAATGGGCTTTTGAAACGAAAGGACCTATTGTCGCATCGCCAGCTATCGCAATGGATGGCACAATCTACATTAGTTCAGTGGATGGCAACCTGTACGCACTCAATCCTGATGGTTCCATGAAATGGAAATTTCATACTGGCGGAACACGAACTTCCTCACCAGTTCTGGATAAGGACGGAATCATCTACATAGGCGTAAACAATTTCTATTACTCAATAAAGCCGGATGGTACTAAAAATGCGGATTTTGGAAATGACGACTTTGACGGATCAGCCGCAGTTATGGACAACGGAGTTGTTGTCTTCGGCTCTCAGCAAGGAACTTTGTACGCATTTAACTCTCAATTCGAAATTCAATGGTACCTTGCTTTAGGCGGCGCCATGACCTGCTCGCCGACGATATCATCCAACGGTATGATTTATGTCGGCTCAAATGCTTTTAAATTCCGAGCTATTAAAGGCCCTTCCGGCCTTGCAAAAAGTTCCTGGCCATGCTTCCGTGGGAATAATAAGCAGACTGGAAGAGTAGTAGAAACGAAATAGATTTTTATCTCAGATTTTACAAACCCTCACCCACGTGGGTGAGTGGAGTGTCTCAGGACAATACCACTCCGCTTGGCAAGCAAACAGTTTGAAGCGCAGAATCCGCCTCCGAACCTAACCATGGAGCCGCATCGAGAAATCGGTGCGGCTTTTTCTGCATCCCGGTTCAATGGGACGAGCTTGCCACTTGGCAGGGAAGCGTAAAGAAGAACGAGGCGGCTTTTCCCACAGCCGATTCCGCCCGGATGCATCCATCTGGCTTGCTGAATTAACCAACTGCCCTTCATCCGTTTGGAATGGCATTCGGTATAATCAACGAAATTGAACACTGATCCATTTACCCCATGCGGGAGTCATGACTCCAAAAAATATCGGTCAAAGCTTAGAGCCCGTTTTAAAATTCTGGAGGGTGCTGTTTTTGCGCAAAAGGCTGTATGGCAAGGCGCGACGAAGGAGAATATCCCTGGTGGATCTTCGACTGAGGAGCAACGCCGCCAGACGGCCTTTTGCGCGAAAACCCTCCGGGCGGCGGTGCTTTTGGTCACGGCCTGCGTTGGCTCGGCCCTCACAGCCCGCTGCGGGGATGCTTGGTGCCCGTGCGGAAGCACCTCGCCACCTTGGCCGCAGCCAAAATCCCCAACCGCAGCACCCTCCATAATTTTAAAACAGGCTCTTAGAGCAGCGGGACCGCATTTTTTTCCACCATTCCTTTGGAGATGGCATAACGCGTGAGACTGGCCACATCGTGAATATTCAGCTTGTTCATCACCTGCTGCCGGTGTTTCTCAACCGTCTTGATGCTGATGGCAAGATCGTCCGCAATCTGTTTATTAGCCCTGCCCTCCGCAATCAATTGCAGAACCTCCCGCTCACGGGCGGTAAGATGAACGCCGCTTTCTCTGAACGCGTGGCCATTGGTAAACGCTTCGCGCTTTAATTCACTCAGGCCTTTGGCAATTGCGGGGCTGAAAAAGTTGTTCCCTTTATAAACTTCGCGAATGGCCGTCAACAAATCGTCCGCCGCGGATTGTTTGACGAGATAACCCAAGGCACCGGCTTCCATTACCTTCTGAACATATTCCTGGTCGCTGTACGACGAAAGCACGACCACCTTGATGCCAGGCTTGTTCTTCACAATCTGCCGGGTCGCCTCCAAACCGTTGAGCTTGGGCATGGCTAGGTCCATGACCACAACCTGTGGCGACAACTTTTTGGTCAGCTCCACAGCTTCACGACCATCGCCCGCCTCACCCACAACTTCCACATCACCAGCCGCCGCCAGCAGGGCCCGAAGACCTTGCCGGACAATGATATGATCGTCAGCCAGTAATACAGTGATCTTCTGCATATTCTTCAAAACAAAGGTAAAGGCGGAGACGGGAGGACGCTAGGGTTATTTTTCAAAACCTGTCCTGGTTCCCTGGCATAACCGGTCGAAATAAATAAAAAGACCAGCCCCACTCAGGGCTGGCCAACTTGCGATCTGGACGCAGTGAGCTTACCAAACATATTTTTAATCCCAATGAGGTGCTTCCCGCAAAGAGGGGTGTGCGGATCACCCTGTTCCTAAAAACTCAACAACCTGACCACCGTTTATACGGATTGCGCCCGCTTCCGATAATACTCCGTTTTTTTGAACAACTTCAAATCCTCCGGTGTTCCAATGCCGTACATCCCTTGCAGCTCGCGGCCGGTTTTCATGGTGATAATCTTCGCACCTTCGCCGATAAGTTGGTTGTAGGTGGGCGCAACATAGAACTCATTGTTCACCCGCAGATTCGCCGCAATCATGGCATCCGCCGCACGAACATATTCCCTGCCCTGCCGAAAATTATAAATGCCCACCGTCGCTTCGTTGCTCACAACCTGTTTCTCAACTACTTCCTGCACGCTGCCATCCGATTTCATGCGACAATAAGACCATTTCGGATGATCAGACCAGAAGGTCATGATGAGACCGGCCACCTCCCGCGCATCAGCCGCCGCCAGGTAATCGTTGATGTCCAGGTCAACAATTTGATCGCTGTTGGCTATCATCAACGGGTCGGTATTGTCAATGAACTTGCGGGCGAGCAACACCGTGCACGCCGCGCCTTCAGTGACCTGTGCGACTGGAACAATTTCACACCCGGGACAAAGCCGCTTCAGTTCCGCCGGCACTTCGGGATAATTTTCCAGATGCTCAGCCAGGCAAAGAAAAATAAATCGGTGCGGACGATTCGGCCGGATATTATCGATCACCCACTGGATCATGGGCCGTCCACCGACGGGAATCAGCGGCTTGGGTGTGGTATAACCGACCTTGGCAAAACGTGAACCGCGACCGGCCATGGGAATGACGATTTGTAATGTGCTCATTTAGATAATTCCACCTCTATCCTTGGAAATTACTGAAATGGTGACAAGCACGAAAGAGCTGACCACCTGCCCGATTGGCGCCAGAGCTCGTGCAAAAAGCAGTCGTTGGCATTTAACTCAACGTCTCCGCGCTGTATCTGGCAATGAGCCCGGTGCGCACGGCATGCTTATAGACCCGCGTGAAATACCAGCAGGCGAGCAGAATATAAAGCAGCGCCAGGCAAATACCCCACAGCAATGTGATGCCCGAAATGGGGCGACCGGCGACGACATTGCGCATTCCCTCAAACACATACGAAGGCGGCAAGAGGCGTCCGATCACCTGCATCCAGGGCGGCAAAGTCGAGAGTGGATAGAATACCCCGGCAAAAGGGGACAACAGCGCTGGGATCGGCCAGACAAACCATTCTGAAGCCGGCCCAAACCGCAGCACCACCGCGCTGCCAATAATCCCCAGCGCAATCCCCGTCAAAAAAAGCACCAGCAGAAATGGAATCAGCATCAACCCATAGGCAAAAAAGGAAAGCCCGAACACCGTTGTCGCCAGAACGAGCATGAAGACCAGCCCAATCAGGCTCGTCACGATGCTGGTAAGCACGAGTCCGCTCAAATATTCCGGAATCGAGAGCGGTGACGCAAAAAAATTAAGGAAATTACGCGACCAGACGTCCTCGAAAAATGCCGTCGTTACGCCGTGCATAACCCGCGTGAAGAAATCCCAGAGCAGCACCGCTCCCAGGAGCGTGGGCACAAAATTGAAACCGGAAGCCGTGACGCTATTGAGATACTTGGTGATGAAACCCCAAAGCACGATATCGATGGCGACCCATATGAACAGCGGCAAAGTGCGCGCCGGACTGCCACGCAGAAGATAAAACTGTCGCAATACAATGGCTGAGGTGCGTTTAAGAAACATATTAATTAGACACTAATTAGACACGCTCCAGCGCTAGTGGCTCACGCGCAATGGTGATGAATAATTCCTCCAGGCTCGTTTTACCGTGCTCAGCCGGAAGAGTTTTCGGATTCCCCTCGAGCAAAATCTTTCCATGCGAAAGGAAAAGCACCCGGTCGCACACCTCCTCGACCTCATACATATTGTGGGAGGTCCAGAGCACGCCGCCGCAATCACGAGCGGTAAACTCGCGAATCTTCGTGCGGATGTCCCGCGCCGTGGCCGGGTCAAGCGAGGCGGTCGGCTCATCCAGCAGCAGCAGGTGCGGCTGGTTCAACATTGCCTTGGCCAGACAAACACGCGTTTGCTCGCCCGAAGAGAGCACACCGCACTTGGTATTGCGAAACGCCTCGAGATCGAATTGCTTCAGCAAGGCTTCAATGCGATCGGAAAGTTTCTTCACTGCATAAATAAGGCCGAAGATCCGAAGGTTCTGATATACGGTCAGGTTTCCCGGCAGTGGCGCGTAAACTGCGGCAAAGTTCGTGCGTGATAAGGCCTGCGTGCGCTGTTTGGCAATATCAATGCCTTCAATGCGAATGCTCCCTGAACTGGGCTCGAGCACCCCAAGAATCATATTGATGGTCGTCGTCTTCCCTGCCCCGTTCGGTCCCAGGAGACCCACAATTTCGTTGCGGCCAACCTCAAAGGAAATGCCATCCACTGCCACTGTGGTGCCATACACCTTGCACAGTTGCGAGACGGACAGCACTTTCGATGTGGCTGTTTTTGGCTCTACAATCATCTGTTTATTTCTGAACCTTATACCGCAGCCACAAGATATCGCTGGTTAACTTCTTCGTGGCAAGCAGCTTCAGCCTCGACACAGATTTTTTTCGACTGGGCGTTTCGATGTCGAAGAGACTCGCAGTGCCAATGGTGCCATCGGCAACCGGCATGAGCAGCAAGCTCAGCTCATCAATCAAACCCGCCGCCAGGAACGAGCCGTTGATTTTCCCGCCACCTTCGAGCAACAATTTCTTGATCTGAAAATATTTACCCAACTTCTCGAGCACCCGCTTCAAATCGATTTGCGTTTTCCCGCCAAAAATATAGGAGATGTTTTTCTTTTGAAGAAATTCCAAATAACTGTCCGACACCTTTTCCGCCAATATCTCAACGATGTGATCCGCGTCAATGTGGTTTGATTTCCAATTCAGCCGGCCCGATGGATCGAGGGCGACTGCATACGATTTGCCTTTGTGCGGCGCTATGAAGTCTTCTCTCGGGATATTTCTCCCCACGGCTTTGCCCGAAAAACTGGCTTTTCCGGCATAACCCTCCATGGTAACCCGTCCACACATCCAGCCATCGGTTTTAAAACTGGCGCCGGTCCTCTCGTATTCCTTGTAGCCGCCGGTAATCTTCCAGCGATCTCCCACGATGCGGCCATCCACCGATGGCATCATATGACAAATAAGATATGGTTTCATCTAATCGCAGCTCCTTTCAAGCTTGGTGAATTACACTATACGCCGAAATCAATGTCTTGCCACCGGAGCACCAAGGCTGTGCGTATTCTTTCTACCTGTTGCTAGGAGTTTACCCCACTAGGCGAAAGCGGTTCCTCCCCTATCTTAAGCAACCTTCATAGACACTGAGGAGAACAGGCCGATCCGTTTTTGTTCAAAACCTGTTCGGAATGGAAAAATCAGAATTCCGTTTTTGAATTAATTTCACGAGGGGAAACCATGCAAAACGTAAACCATTCATTGGTTGTTAAAGGGAACAGAGGTCGCTTGCTGTGGACGATCGCGCTCGCACATCTGCTGCTGACCGGAACGGTGGCGTTTGCCCAGGTGAATTCGTGGACGAAGCCGACGAGTGGCGCCTGGGAGGAGCCGGTCTGGTCCCTTGGCATCCTGCCCAATAGTTCCCAGACCATTGAGATTACCAATGCCGGATTCAAGGCCGTCGGAATCAATCCTTCAACCGCGACCGGTTTTCCAGGTTCACTCACCATCAATCACCTGGACATCTTTGGTCCAGCCAATTCGTCCAATACTCTTTTGATGAACTTCTTCGGCACCAATCCGCCCCTGCGCGTACTCAACGGAGTGAATGTCGGCACCAATGGCCGCATTCTCAATCTGTTCTCCGGCCTGCTGGTGGTCAACGCTGGCCATCTGGCCATCACCAACGGTTCCGTGCAACAGGAGGGCGGCTTTGTGAGCGTGGGTGACGAAATCGATGTGGACGGCACCTACAACCTGACCAACGGGCTCGTGCAGACTCCCCATCTCGTGGTGGGCGGAGATAATAACGTGGGCCTCTTCACCCAGGAGGGAGGCACCAATTCCACGTCTGATCTCGTGGTGCAGGCCGATTCGGCACCGGCCACTTACGATCTGGGCGGAGGTGTTTTGAATGCCGGGAGCGAGGAGATTTTCAGCAGCCTCACCGCCATGGGCATCTTTAACCAGACGGGCGGGCGCAACACGGTCACCAACACCCTCAGGCTGGCGGGTTCCGCGGTAAGCAGTAATCCTTTTGGCCCCAGTGTTGCCCTTTACGCGATGAACGGCGGACAACTCTCGGTCGGCACCCTGCTCCTGAATGCTTACAGTTCCTTTGCGCAGTCCAACGGCACCACTATGGTTTCTGGTGCAGTGGAGTTTAATACGGGCAGTCCTTTTTTCCTCACTACCTCATTCCTGACCGGTGGCACGCTGGCGGCGGCGAATGTTAGTTTCAGCGGCGCGGGGGAGGGCCTGGAGCAAACCGGCGGCACTTTGATTGTGAGCAATCTCTTCTCCTTCGGCGGCTTCACCTTTGAGCCGCCGATTGGCTTTGCGCCCTATGACTTTGCCGGTGGCCTGCTGATGGCGAGCAACATTGAAATCCTGGCGAACTTTTCCATCGGCTCTGCCGGTGGGCAGACGCGGCGCATCACCAACCCGGGCTTTTTCCGGCTGGGTGCTGGGGGCACGGTAACCACGGCCACCATCGATGAGCAGTTGGGACGCTTCATCCTAGCCTCCTCCGCCGCCATCGATATGGGTGCAGGTGCCAGCAAGCTGGCCTTTGCCGACAGCAGCTCGCAGACGTGGGCTGCCGGGGCCATCCTCTCGATCCTCAACTGGAGCGGTTCCACCAATGGCGGGGGTTCGGACCAGCTCTTCTTCGGCACCAACTCGAGCGGGCTCA includes:
- a CDS encoding glycosyltransferase family A protein, producing the protein MSTIEVILPLRNPPAVLQRSIESLATQTDRNFSVLLSDNYTTKGGEIIDAAAVQLQSVGIAVRRVKPPFELGRVEHWNWAHYESHASWLKPLFAGDWLDGNYISRLREVISANAHCRYIFCNYVLHPGNNPTITSGSPWAGRFRSAAEMELKVLGYGMQFGPPSAAAIEKTAFITVGGYPTPLPICSDSLMFCTLAARYGVYGIEEPLCHFNIHDARFSTSLPGRQKDTFRETMTYYCMLGYRAWAERVRYSKVTFARMMAREVRNYWVQMRKP
- a CDS encoding PQQ-binding-like beta-propeller repeat protein, which produces MKKYFALSAMLLISISTLVAEEPGKLIWETSVGYYCDASAALAEDGTIYITSSNSKLDAISTTGTKKWSFNSMSDIKSSPAIGSDGTIYFGSRDRHFYAVTPEGKEKWHFRTGGWVDSSPAIAADGTIFFGSWDKAFYAIDSNGKQKWKMETGGPIDSSPVISADGTVYIGSHDQKFYALTPDGKLKWAFETKGPIVASPAIAMDGTIYISSVDGNLYALNPDGSMKWKFHTGGTRTSSPVLDKDGIIYIGVNNFYYSIKPDGTKNADFGNDDFDGSAAVMDNGVVVFGSQQGTLYAFNSQFEIQWYLALGGAMTCSPTISSNGMIYVGSNAFKFRAIKGPSGLAKSSWPCFRGNNKQTGRVVETK
- a CDS encoding response regulator, which encodes MQKITVLLADDHIIVRQGLRALLAAAGDVEVVGEAGDGREAVELTKKLSPQVVVMDLAMPKLNGLEATRQIVKNKPGIKVVVLSSYSDQEYVQKVMEAGALGYLVKQSAADDLLTAIREVYKGNNFFSPAIAKGLSELKREAFTNGHAFRESGVHLTAREREVLQLIAEGRANKQIADDLAISIKTVEKHRQQVMNKLNIHDVASLTRYAISKGMVEKNAVPLL
- a CDS encoding glycosyltransferase family 2 protein gives rise to the protein MSTLQIVIPMAGRGSRFAKVGYTTPKPLIPVGGRPMIQWVIDNIRPNRPHRFIFLCLAEHLENYPEVPAELKRLCPGCEIVPVAQVTEGAACTVLLARKFIDNTDPLMIANSDQIVDLDINDYLAAADAREVAGLIMTFWSDHPKWSYCRMKSDGSVQEVVEKQVVSNEATVGIYNFRQGREYVRAADAMIAANLRVNNEFYVAPTYNQLIGEGAKIITMKTGRELQGMYGIGTPEDLKLFKKTEYYRKRAQSV
- a CDS encoding ABC transporter permease → MFLKRTSAIVLRQFYLLRGSPARTLPLFIWVAIDIVLWGFITKYLNSVTASGFNFVPTLLGAVLLWDFFTRVMHGVTTAFFEDVWSRNFLNFFASPLSIPEYLSGLVLTSIVTSLIGLVFMLVLATTVFGLSFFAYGLMLIPFLLVLFLTGIALGIIGSAVVLRFGPASEWFVWPIPALLSPFAGVFYPLSTLPPWMQVIGRLLPPSYVFEGMRNVVAGRPISGITLLWGICLALLYILLACWYFTRVYKHAVRTGLIARYSAETLS
- a CDS encoding ABC transporter ATP-binding protein; translation: MIVEPKTATSKVLSVSQLCKVYGTTVAVDGISFEVGRNEIVGLLGPNGAGKTTTINMILGVLEPSSGSIRIEGIDIAKQRTQALSRTNFAAVYAPLPGNLTVYQNLRIFGLIYAVKKLSDRIEALLKQFDLEAFRNTKCGVLSSGEQTRVCLAKAMLNQPHLLLLDEPTASLDPATARDIRTKIREFTARDCGGVLWTSHNMYEVEEVCDRVLFLSHGKILLEGNPKTLPAEHGKTSLEELFITIAREPLALERV
- a CDS encoding RibD family protein; this encodes MKPYLICHMMPSVDGRIVGDRWKITGGYKEYERTGASFKTDGWMCGRVTMEGYAGKASFSGKAVGRNIPREDFIAPHKGKSYAVALDPSGRLNWKSNHIDADHIVEILAEKVSDSYLEFLQKKNISYIFGGKTQIDLKRVLEKLGKYFQIKKLLLEGGGKINGSFLAAGLIDELSLLLMPVADGTIGTASLFDIETPSRKKSVSRLKLLATKKLTSDILWLRYKVQK